Proteins found in one Ctenopharyngodon idella isolate HZGC_01 chromosome 16, HZGC01, whole genome shotgun sequence genomic segment:
- the LOC127497124 gene encoding C-C chemokine receptor type 5-like translates to MNRTLALHPWTALVTNGPLHLYHHTLSSKNGVLDDEPDTDVPYDYDDYYAGNVDSSAFSCVYGEHGASILPVLYSLFFVVGFLGNVVVCVVSMGVKLRSMTDICLLNLALSDLLLVSSLPFLAHYARDQWIFGDVMCTMVLSVYHIGFYSGIFFIVLMSVDRYLAVVHPVFALRVRTRTYGILACVVMWIVAVSASFPELMHLKTTDYNEQKHCTSYPTNDQNSHIFLRTFGILKMNIIGLILPLIVIGFCYSVILKRLLTAHSSRRQAMHLVIVVMVVFFCCWVPYNVTAFIKALELNELITQSCDSSKAISLSLQITEALAYSHSCLNPIIYAFVREKFRRHLFRLLYRTPLSRLQFMKNYLTQATVSVYSHKTNDEKTSTTV, encoded by the exons ATGAACAGGACCCTTGCACTCCATCCATGGACAGCGCTGGTAACCAATGGCCCTCTTCACCTGTATCATCATACTTTATCCAG TAAGAATGGAGTATTGGATGATGAGCCAGATACTGATGTGCCATATGACTATGATGACTACTACGCTGGAAATGTTGATTCATCTGCGTTTTCCTGTGTTTATGGAGAACATGGAGCCAGCATTCTTCCAGTGTTATACTCccttttttttgtggtgggcTTTCTGGGTAACGTGGTGGTCTGTGTGGTCTCCATGGGTGTCAAACTGAGAAGCATGACTGACATCTGTCTCCTGAACCTGGCTTTATCTGACCTGCTCTTGGTCTCCTCCCTTCCCTTCCTGGCACACTATGCCAGAGACCAGTGGATCTTTGGAGATGTCATGTGCACTATGGTCCTCAGTGTCTACCACATCGGATTCTACAGTGGGATATTCTTCATTGTACTGATGAGTGTTGATCGATACTTAGCTGTAGTTCATCCTGTGTTTGCCTTGAGAGTCAGAACAAGGACATATGGGATCTTAGCCTGTGTGGTCATGTGGATTGTTGCTGTTTCTGCATCCTTTCCTGAGTTGATGCACTTGAAAACCACAGATtataatgaacaaaaacattgcACATCTTATCCAACAAATGATCAAAATTCTCATATTTTTTTGAGGACTTTTGGTATCTTGAAAATGAATATCATTGGTTTAATTCTCCCGCTTATTGTGATTGGATTTTGTTACTCAGTGATTCTGAAGAGACTCCTGACAGCACACTCTTCCAGGAGGCAGGCCATGCATCTTGTCATTGTGGTGATGGTGGTCTTCTTCTGTTGTTGGGTTCCATACAATGTCACAGCTTTTATAAAAGCCTTAGAGCTGAATGAACTCATAACTCAGTCTTGTGACAGCAGTAAGGCAATCAGTCTAAGTCTACAGATAACAGAAGCTTTGGCTTACTCACACAGCTGCCTGAATCCCATTATCTATGCATTTGTGAGAGAGAAGTTTAGGAGGCACCTTTTCAGACTCCTGTACAGGACACCCTTGAGTAGACTGCAATTCATGAAGAACTACCTTACACAGGCCACAGTATCAGTTTATTCACATAAAACTAATGATGAGAAAACTAGTACAACAGTGTGA